The nucleotide sequence CGAATCTTCCACCGGCCGGAGATCTTCACGTACTCGTCGTGGTAGAAGCCGGCGCCCTGCAGGATCATGTTGGCGTCGCGGAAGATCACGGTATCGCGCAGGTACCAGGTGCCGCGCGCGCGGCCTTCTGCGCCGATCTCGATCTCCGGGTGATGCCCGTTGTGCATGCTGATGATGCGCGGGCTGCCCAGCGCGTCACGAAGGAACTTCATGATCGCGTCGCGCCCGTCGAACGAGTAGCGGCCACTGTCGTAGGCGGCCGTCGCGTCCTCGGCCAGCGTGTCGGCCAGCTCGTCCCACAGCTTGCAGTCGAGCGCGCGGAAGTAGCGGTACTTCAGCTGGCAGATCGCTTCGATGTCTTCGAGTCTGGACACGGCGCAGTGCTCCCTTGCGGTCGAGCGCGATGCTGCCGCATGTCGCGTGATGCTGCCAGTGCGGGAGATGCAGGAACTGCAGTGCGGGGTCGCCGCCGCGGGACGGCCGGGGCCGGCTTCCGCGCTGGCGCCTGGGCG is from Candidatus Binatia bacterium and encodes:
- a CDS encoding nuclear transport factor 2 family protein, with translation MSRLEDIEAICQLKYRYFRALDCKLWDELADTLAEDATAAYDSGRYSFDGRDAIMKFLRDALGSPRIISMHNGHHPEIEIGAEGRARGTWYLRDTVIFRDANMILQGAGFYHDEYVKISGRWKIRSTGYERTFELMESREAPLQLRTRFDPE